One window of the Rufibacter radiotolerans genome contains the following:
- a CDS encoding exonuclease domain-containing protein, translating into MYAIVDIETTGGQPSEDRITEIAIFIHDGNQVVDQFHSLVNPGRPIPFFISQLTGITDEMVRDAPKFHEVAKQIVQITEGNVFVAHNVRFDYSFIKKEFADLGFTFQRKTLCTVRLSRKLIPGLPSYSLGKLCKSIDIPLQMRHRAIGDAEATAVLFDRLLKIDQNKVDADQDDKLLEKPSFTKDIKTSLLPPNISREMVDELPLEAGVYYFHDEHGEIIYVGKSKSIRKRIIQHFSIDFKSRKSIEFKNRIASITYVRTGSELVALLFESDEIKKRKPFYNRAQRRSVYHSGIFSYYDQDGYLRLTFQKAKTEVPPLLTMSNQFQAKNFLFNRVAKYNLCQKLCDLYKSPGACFDYQVHQCKGACIGKESPEEYNKRVIESIDAFKYDYDSFVIVGKGRSADEKSVVCVENGHYLGFGYIDETFSASSLEDFKEVIKHYNDNKDTQQIIRGYMRTKHGDKIIDFSQA; encoded by the coding sequence GTGTACGCTATTGTAGATATAGAAACCACCGGCGGGCAGCCGTCTGAAGACCGAATCACGGAGATCGCCATTTTCATTCATGATGGCAACCAGGTAGTGGACCAGTTCCATAGCCTGGTGAACCCTGGCCGCCCCATCCCTTTTTTCATTTCGCAGCTCACCGGCATTACCGATGAGATGGTGCGCGACGCCCCCAAGTTCCATGAGGTGGCCAAGCAGATTGTGCAGATCACCGAGGGCAACGTGTTTGTGGCCCATAACGTGCGGTTTGACTACTCCTTCATCAAAAAGGAATTCGCCGACCTGGGGTTTACCTTCCAGCGCAAAACGCTTTGCACCGTGCGCCTTAGCCGAAAACTCATCCCCGGCCTTCCGTCTTACAGCCTGGGCAAACTTTGCAAGAGCATAGATATCCCGTTGCAGATGCGCCACCGGGCCATCGGTGACGCCGAAGCCACTGCCGTGCTGTTTGACCGCCTGCTCAAAATAGATCAGAACAAGGTAGACGCCGACCAGGACGACAAACTGCTGGAGAAGCCCTCCTTCACCAAAGACATTAAGACCTCGCTCCTTCCGCCCAATATTTCAAGGGAAATGGTGGATGAATTGCCCTTAGAGGCGGGCGTGTATTACTTCCATGACGAGCACGGCGAGATTATTTACGTGGGCAAGAGCAAGAGTATCCGCAAGCGGATTATCCAGCACTTCAGCATTGATTTCAAGAGCCGCAAGTCCATTGAGTTCAAGAACCGCATTGCCAGCATCACCTATGTGCGCACCGGCAGCGAGCTGGTGGCCCTGCTGTTTGAGTCTGATGAGATCAAGAAACGAAAACCGTTCTATAACCGTGCCCAGCGCCGGAGCGTGTACCACTCGGGAATCTTTTCCTATTATGACCAGGACGGCTACCTGCGCCTGACGTTCCAGAAAGCGAAGACTGAGGTGCCGCCATTGCTGACCATGTCCAACCAGTTCCAGGCCAAGAATTTTCTGTTTAACCGCGTGGCTAAGTACAACCTGTGCCAGAAGCTATGCGACCTGTATAAATCGCCGGGGGCGTGTTTTGATTACCAGGTGCACCAATGCAAAGGGGCCTGTATAGGCAAGGAATCTCCAGAGGAATATAACAAGCGCGTGATAGAGTCTATTGACGCGTTTAAGTATGACTATGACAGTTTCGTGATTGTGGGCAAGGGCCGCTCCGCGGATGAGAAATCTGTGGTTTGCGTGGAGAACGGGCATTACCTGGGCTTCGGGTACATTGATGAGACGTTCAGCGCCAGTTCCCTGGAAGACTTCAAGGAGGTGATCAAGCACTACAATGACAACAAAGACACCCAGCAGATCATTAGGGGGTACATGCGCACCAAGCACGGCGACAAGATCATAGACTTTTCACAAGCATAG
- a CDS encoding ferritin-like domain-containing protein yields the protein MDNMNSKVLDTLNDLVETARDGQKGYETAAGAVADPRVKSELHRLAQQRAVFASELESKAQQLGGSTSHTTTVEGVAMEAAGAVHRGWINLKAAVGANDSKAILGECETGDEAALKAYNNALNEPLPLDVKNIVQKQQMEIQAAKQTITSLKQAL from the coding sequence ATGGATAACATGAACAGCAAAGTACTTGACACCTTAAACGACTTAGTAGAAACCGCCCGCGACGGACAAAAAGGCTATGAGACCGCCGCCGGCGCCGTAGCTGACCCACGGGTAAAATCTGAACTTCATAGGCTGGCCCAGCAACGCGCGGTATTCGCCAGCGAACTGGAAAGCAAAGCCCAGCAATTAGGCGGCTCTACCTCCCATACCACTACCGTGGAAGGCGTGGCCATGGAAGCAGCCGGAGCCGTGCACCGTGGCTGGATCAACTTGAAAGCTGCCGTTGGCGCCAATGACAGCAAAGCCATTCTGGGAGAGTGCGAAACCGGCGACGAGGCTGCGCTTAAAGCCTACAACAATGCCCTGAATGAGCCCCTGCCCCTGGACGTGAAAAACATTGTGCAGAAACAGCAGATGGAGATTCAGGCCGCCAAGCAGACCATTACTTCTTTGAAACAAGCGCTTTAA